The Agromyces sp. 3263 DNA segment CATCTCGTTTTTGTCACGCATCGCGCGCCTCGCGCTCTGGCGCGGCCCCGTGCATCTCGTGCAGGCCCGGGTGCCATACGATCACGCTGTGGACGCTCTCACGGCGCGGCAGGTGCTGCGCATCTCACCCGATTCCCCGCTCACCCCCGAGCTCGTCGAACGCGCGTTCGCGGGCGAGTCCGCGGCGCGGCATCCGTCGCTCTATCCCGATCCCTCGGCGCGCGCGCAGGCCGAGGAGTGGGCGACGACGCTGCAGCAGGCCCGGGCGACGTTGCACGCGCAACTGGGAGCCCCGGCTGCCGCCCCCGCCCAGCGGCGGCGGCTTCCCGGTTGGGCGATCGCCGCCATCGCCGTCGGCGTCGTCGTGCTGCTCTCGCTGATCACGCTCGGCACGCTCGGCGCGGTGCGACTGGTCGGCGAGGCGGGAGAATCGGCGTCGCGCGCGCTCGAGTCCGAGAATGCCGACGCCGACGCCGAGCCGGGCGTCGAACGGATGGAGGCCGACGAGACCTACTTCGCGTTCCCCGCGGCGATCGAGTTCTACGCCGACGGCCGGTACCTCGACGAGTGCCCGAGCGAGTACGCGCAGGGCTGCTGGCAGGCGGCCCTCTTCACCGAGGCCGATTGCGAGGCCCTGCAAGTGCAGCTCGGCTTCTCGAACGACGCGAGCGCGGTCGCGCCCGATTCCACCGAGATCGTGGAGAAGCGCGACGTGGCCGCCGGTGACGCGACCGTCGTGGTCTTCGGGCACGACGACTACGGGTACGGCTGGATCAACCAGGTCACCTGCCTCGACGCCGGCTGACGCGCGACATGGTGGCCGGCGCGGAGTGGTGGCCGGCGCGCCCCGGCGGCACGGCGGGGTCGCCCGGTGCGCGACCGAGCGCTCGACGCTAGGGTCGTCGCATGTTCATCGACGACGGCAGCGACATCCGGATGCTCCACCTCGAGCCCGAGGGCGACCTCATCTCGACGCCCGATGACGCGAACGACCTCGTCGGCTCGGCCTGGTCGCACCACGCGAACTTCGTCGTGGTGCCGGTGTCGCGCCTGGACCCCGAGTTCTTCCGGCTCAGCACGGGGATCGCCGGCGAGATCACTCAGAAGCTCGTGAACTACCGGCTGCGCCTCGCGGTCGTCGGCGACATCTCGGAGCATCTCGCCGAGAGCAACGCCCTGCGGGACTTCGTGTGGGAGTCGAACCGCGGCGACCAGATCTGGTTCGTCGACGACGAGGCGGCGCTGCAGGCGAAGCTCTCGAAGCGGAGCGGCGGGGCCGGCTGAGGCGCGCGAGAGCACCTCAGGGCGCCGGACGGCGGACGCCGGCGTCCGACTCGGTGTCGGTGGCTCCTGAGACACTCTCACTATGGAGGTCCTGGAGTTGCGACAGACTCGTCACCTGCGGGTGGGCGACACGCTCGTCAGCGCCGCGGGCCGCACGTTCGAGGTCACGAAGGTCGCCCGCGTCGGCCGGGGCATCCGCGTCGCCTACCTCGACGACGACGGGCAGCCGGGGCGGTTCACCGCCGCGCCCGACGCGGTCAGCCGGGTGCGCCGCAGCCCCGGCGAGCACCGCTCGTCGATCACCGGCGCGGCCTGACTACTCCTCCAGCCGGAACCCGACCTTCAGCGTGACCTGGAAGTGCACGACGTTGCCGCCGGCGACCTCGCCGCGCGTCGACACCACCTCGAACCAGTCGACGTTGCGAAGGGTCGAGGTCGCCCGCCCGATGGCGTTGCGGATCGCGGTGTCGATGCTCTCGCCCGAGGTGCCGACGATCTCGGTGACCCGGTAGACATGATCGGTCATGGTCTGCTCCCCACCCCCGCGCGTCGCGGGATGCCTCGACCCTAGCCCGCGCCGCCGCCCGCCGACAGGGCTCGACCGTCGCCGGCGATCGTCGGCTCACTTGAGCGGCAGCAGCTCGCCGTGCGTCTGGTCGGTCGGGCAGTACTGGGCGGTGGTGCTCGCGAACGAGAAGTCGCGAATGGTGTCGCCGCACACCGGGCACGGCTCGCCTGCCCGGCCGTGCACCCGCATGGACGCGACCTTGGCCGCCTTGAGCTCCGCGATCGGCACGCCCCGCTGGGCCTCGATGGCGTCGCCGATGGTGCCGACGGTGGCGGCGAACAACCGATCGGCCTCATCCGCGGTCAACGCGGAGGCGTGCCCGACGGGCGAGATCCTCGCCATGAACAGGATCTCGTCGGAGTAGGCGTTGCCGATACCGGCGAGCGACTCCTGGTCTTGCAGCACGGCCTTCACCTGCTTGCGACGACCGGCGACCGCCGCATCGAACTGCGTCCGCGAGAAGTCGGGGTGGGCCGGGTCGGGACCGAGCTTCGCCACGGCGGGCACCTCGGCCGGGTCGTCGACCACGAAGCATCCGAGCGAGACCCAGTCACCGGCATCCGTCAGCTCGAGCGTCGAGCCGTCGTCGAACTCGAGCACCACGAGCGTGGGCGGCGCGTCATCGGGCAGATCGGCCTCGTCGCCGGCAGCGCCCCATCGCGCCCAGCCGTGGCGGCCGAGCGAGACCACGAGGTGCGCCGCACCGAAGGCCACGTCGACATGCTTGCCGTGGCGGGCAGCGCCGGTCACCCGTTCGCCCACGAGCGTCTCGGGCGTGCGTGCC contains these protein-coding regions:
- a CDS encoding DUF4180 domain-containing protein translates to MFIDDGSDIRMLHLEPEGDLISTPDDANDLVGSAWSHHANFVVVPVSRLDPEFFRLSTGIAGEITQKLVNYRLRLAVVGDISEHLAESNALRDFVWESNRGDQIWFVDDEAALQAKLSKRSGGAG
- a CDS encoding dodecin codes for the protein MTDHVYRVTEIVGTSGESIDTAIRNAIGRATSTLRNVDWFEVVSTRGEVAGGNVVHFQVTLKVGFRLEE
- a CDS encoding DNA-formamidopyrimidine glycosylase family protein, yielding MPESPEVQALTEELATRLAGRALAGVDVVEFRTLKTRARTPETLVGERVTGAARHGKHVDVAFGAAHLVVSLGRHGWARWGAAGDEADLPDDAPPTLVVLEFDDGSTLELTDAGDWVSLGCFVVDDPAEVPAVAKLGPDPAHPDFSRTQFDAAVAGRRKQVKAVLQDQESLAGIGNAYSDEILFMARISPVGHASALTADEADRLFAATVGTIGDAIEAQRGVPIAELKAAKVASMRVHGRAGEPCPVCGDTIRDFSFASTTAQYCPTDQTHGELLPLK